A single genomic interval of Stieleria maiorica harbors:
- a CDS encoding CehA/McbA family metallohydrolase domain-containing protein: MNRLFCFIIATLGVFPLISVAAEPVMDDQVRWWKGNLHTHSLWSDGDEFPEMIADWYRQQGYQFLALTDHNVLSEGMRWMGVTKIVARSDDGVVGRYRDRFGDHWVESRANPETGDQEIRLKPLDEFRHLLEERGRFIMIPAEEISDRSEGKPVHINATNLAEVIAPAGGATVREAMQNNLRIILEHEKAHGREVLPHINHPNFGYAMTAEDLAAVASERFFEVYNGHPGVNHLGDKDHPGIEQMWDQINAIRCGAAGIAPIMGLATDDSHEYHGKPGSRPGRGWVMVRSRFLTPEHLIQAMKRGDFYASSGVSLADVSFDESTRTLSVDIQAEIGAAYRTDFIATLRDESAEGNAADLHKIGVVVDSQEGTTAKYQMTGNELYVRAVVTSDRPHVDPSFPDQLQQAWTQPVGWKQ, translated from the coding sequence ATGAATCGACTGTTTTGTTTCATCATCGCCACCCTTGGCGTGTTTCCCCTGATCTCCGTGGCCGCGGAACCCGTGATGGACGATCAGGTCCGTTGGTGGAAAGGCAATCTACACACCCATTCGCTGTGGAGCGACGGCGACGAGTTTCCGGAAATGATCGCGGATTGGTATCGCCAGCAGGGTTACCAGTTTCTTGCCCTGACCGATCACAACGTGTTGAGCGAAGGCATGCGTTGGATGGGTGTCACCAAGATCGTTGCCCGCAGCGATGACGGTGTGGTCGGTCGCTATCGAGATCGCTTCGGCGACCACTGGGTGGAATCGCGAGCGAACCCGGAGACCGGCGACCAAGAAATCCGCTTGAAGCCGTTGGATGAGTTTCGGCATCTGCTGGAAGAACGAGGCCGATTCATCATGATTCCCGCCGAAGAGATCAGTGATCGTTCGGAAGGGAAACCGGTGCACATCAATGCCACCAATTTGGCCGAGGTGATCGCGCCGGCCGGTGGAGCGACGGTCCGCGAAGCGATGCAAAACAACCTGCGGATCATCCTCGAACACGAAAAGGCTCACGGCCGCGAAGTCTTGCCGCACATCAATCACCCCAATTTCGGCTATGCGATGACCGCCGAAGATCTGGCCGCGGTGGCCTCGGAACGGTTCTTTGAAGTCTACAACGGCCACCCGGGCGTCAATCATCTCGGCGACAAGGATCACCCCGGCATCGAACAGATGTGGGACCAAATCAACGCGATCCGCTGTGGCGCCGCCGGCATCGCGCCGATCATGGGACTGGCCACCGATGACTCACACGAATATCACGGCAAACCGGGGTCACGCCCGGGACGCGGCTGGGTGATGGTTCGCAGCCGTTTCTTGACGCCCGAACACCTGATCCAAGCGATGAAACGTGGCGACTTTTATGCATCCAGCGGCGTGTCGCTCGCCGACGTCAGCTTCGATGAATCGACGCGAACACTGTCCGTCGACATTCAGGCGGAGATCGGCGCGGCCTATCGCACCGATTTCATCGCCACACTGAGGGATGAATCCGCCGAAGGCAACGCGGCGGACCTGCACAAGATCGGCGTCGTGGTCGATTCGCAAGAGGGGACAACTGCGAAATACCAGATGACCGGCAACGAATTGTATGTGCGTGCGGTGGTCACCAGCGACCGGCCGCACGTCGATCCGTCGTTCCCCGATCAGTTGCAACAAGCGTGGACTCAGCCGGTCGGCTGGAAGCAGTGA
- a CDS encoding exodeoxyribonuclease III, with product MKLVSWNVNGIRAAMDKGFRQFVEVHQPDILCLQETKAEPQQVDLAWADDLGYHQTWNCATKKGYSGTTIWSKSAPKKTSLGIGDESHDQEGRVVTATYEDFHVVNVYTPNSQRGLVRLEYRQQWDADFLAYIKKLNRRKPVIFCGDVNCAHQEIDLANPKSNRKNAGFTDEERAGLDNIAKAGFIDSFRQFDQGPGNYTWWTYRMNAREKNVGWRLDYFWVSKRFWNRVAGAKIHSDVFGSDHCPVELTLVE from the coding sequence ATGAAGCTGGTCTCTTGGAACGTGAATGGAATCCGTGCGGCGATGGACAAGGGGTTTCGCCAGTTCGTCGAAGTCCACCAGCCCGACATCCTGTGCTTGCAGGAAACCAAAGCCGAGCCACAACAAGTGGATTTGGCGTGGGCCGACGACCTCGGTTACCACCAGACCTGGAACTGCGCCACCAAAAAGGGCTACAGCGGGACGACGATCTGGAGCAAATCCGCGCCGAAAAAGACCAGCCTTGGAATCGGTGACGAGTCACACGACCAAGAAGGTCGGGTGGTGACGGCGACGTATGAGGATTTTCACGTCGTCAATGTTTACACGCCCAACTCCCAACGAGGACTTGTGCGGTTGGAGTACCGCCAACAGTGGGACGCCGACTTTTTGGCTTACATCAAAAAGCTCAATCGACGTAAACCGGTCATCTTTTGCGGCGATGTGAATTGTGCCCACCAGGAAATCGATCTGGCCAACCCCAAATCCAACCGCAAGAACGCCGGATTCACCGACGAAGAGCGCGCGGGCTTGGACAACATCGCCAAGGCCGGGTTCATCGATTCGTTTCGCCAGTTCGATCAGGGGCCTGGCAACTACACCTGGTGGACGTACCGGATGAACGCCCGCGAGAAGAACGTCGGGTGGCGTCTCGATTATTTTTGGGTGTCGAAACGGTTTTGGAATCGTGTGGCCGGTGCCAAAATCCATAGCGACGTGTTCGGATCGGATCACTGCCCGGTCGAATTGACATTGGTGGAGTAG